The Natrinema amylolyticum genome includes the window CGGATTCGAGTGAATGTTGACTGGTTGCCATGTAGTGGTGGAGGAACTGAGCGCTGATAAGCTCACCTATTATGGCGGTGAAATCATATAGTGATCCTAGAACGTGTGGTAGTGTCACGGCATGAGGCGTCGGAAATCACGACGTTCAGTTCACAGGGAGTACTGCCCGAGACGTGATCAGAATTGGTACCGTCGCTCGTCGTCCATCGACGGATACTGGTCCGCACCTGTCATCTCCTCGAAGGTCATCCCGGAGAGGTACTCGTCATACGTCACGTCGTAGGCCGACCGCAGCTGGAAGTCGAGCTTGCCGGTGTCGACGGTCGACTGAAAGAGCATGTGGATCGCCCGCCGGACGAGTTCGTCCGTCTCCTCGGGCTCTAAGGCGGTCTCGAGCAGTGCGAGTTCGTTTCGCGTTTCGCGGTCGAGCGAGACGGAGAGGTCGTCGCCGATGTCGGTGTACGAGTCCGACACTTCGTCGGTGAGATCGTCGAGGCTCATACGGGAGGGGACTCGAGCGGGCCGGATAGGCCTTTCGTGGTCGTCGCGTCGGCGATACCGACCGCGGCGGTGCGCTCGCGCGGGACCGCCACCAGTAAGGCGTCCCAGTCGCTAGCGGGACCGATGAGTGACGCCGAGGCACCGGCCGACGAGTGGACCCTGCCCGACGACCCCGAGGCCGTTCGCGAGGCCCTGATCGAGTGGTACGAGGACGACCACCGCGACTTCCCGTGGCGACGGACCGACGATCCCTACGAGATCCTCGTCAGCGAGGTGATGAGCCAGCAGACCCAACTCGGCCGCGTCGTCGAGGCCTGGGAGAGCTTCCTCGAGCGCTGGCCGACTACCGCCGACCTCGCCGAGGCCGACCGCGCCGATGTCGTGGGGTTCTGGACGGACCACAGCCTGGGGTACAACAACCGGGCCAAGTACCTCCACGAGGCCGCCGGACAGGTCGAAGACGAATACGGCGGCGACTTCCCCGAGACTCCCGAGGAGCTACAGGAACTAATGGGGGTCGGTCCGTACACGGCCAACGCGGTGGCGAGTTTCGCCTTCAACAACGGCGACGCGGTCGTCGACACGAACGTCAAGCGGGTGCTCTACCGCGCCTTCGGCGTTCCCGACGACGACGCGGCATTCGAAGACGCCGCGAGCGAGCTCATGCCAGCGGGGCGCTCGCGGGTCTGGAACAACGCCATCATGGAACTGGGCGGCGTCGCCTGCGAGCAGACCCCCCGCTGCGACGAGGCCGGCTGCCCCTGGCGCGAGTGGTGTGGTGCCTACGCCAGCGGCGACTTCACCGCCCCCGACGTTCCCACGCAGCCGAGTTTCGAGGGGAGCCGCCGGCAGTTCCGCGGCCGCGTGATCGGCACGCTCCGAGAGTACGACGAACTCGAGTTAGACGCCCTCGGTCACCGCATCCGGGTCGACTACGCGCCCGACGGCGAGTACGGCCGCGAGTGGCTCACGGGCCTGCTGACCGACCTCGAGTCGGACGGGCTGGTCGACCTCGAGCGCGGCGAGGACGGCGAACCCGTCGCGCGTCTCCGCCGCTGACAATCGGTTCGTTGACTGCTCTCGAGGCCGAACCGGATTTTGACCGCACCGCTTTTACGGACTCGGGAGCTTCATTCGACAGCGATCTCTGCAATCCCTCGTCGATTTCAATGACAAGCCACTCGTTCTCGAACCCGGAGCAGGACGCGCTCGATCGATCGTCCATCGAACACGCCAGACGCGGGCCGGTCGAACCGATTCGGGTCCTCTGCGTCGGTTTCGGCGGCTCTGAGCAGCCCGCCGTTCCCGACCGATTGACGGAGCGAGAGACTGACGTCCGGCTGACGGTCCACGGGGCGTCCTCGAGCGAGGAGGCGCTCGCGGTGCTCGACGAGAGGGACATCTCGTGTGTCATCAGCGAGTACCGCCTCGAGGGGACCACCGGTCTCGACCTGCTGGAGTCAGTGCGGTCGGTCGAGCCGAAGCTGCCCTTCATCCTGCTGACCGCGTCCGGTGACGAAGCGGTCGCGAGCCGCGCTATTTCGGCGGGAGTCACCGACTACGTTCGGTGGGACGACGAACGCGACGTAGTGGCATCCCTGACGGACCGGATCGAGGACGAGGTCGTGCGCTATCGGGCCGAACTCGAGAGTCGGCGGACGTACCTCGCGCTCGAGACCGCCCACGAGGGGATCAGTCTCCTGAACGCGGACGGGAACTTCACCTACGTCAACCGGGAGTACGCCGACCTCTACGGCTACGAGCCCGGTGAGATGATCGGCAACCACTGGGAGTCGCTGTACCCGGCGGGCGAAGCCGATCAGGTCCACGAGGAGATTCTTCCGAACGTCCACGAGAACGGACACTGGCAGGGTCACACGACCGGACTGCGAGCCGACGGGACGACGTTCCCCGAACTCCACTCGTTGACCGAGACGGACGACGGCGGCCTGGTCTGTGTCGTCCAAGACATCTCCGAGCGCCAGGAGCGCGAACGGGAACTCGAGCTGTTCCGGCGGCTGCTCGATCACTCCAACGACAGCGTCCTCGTCATCGATCCGGAGACGGGGGCGATACGGGACGTCAACGACACGGCGTGTCGACGTCGTGGCTACGCGCGGGAGGAACTGCTCGGGCTCACGGTTCCGGATATCGACACCGAAATGGCCGATCGAAACGCCTGGCAGTCCCACGTCGCGGAGCTCCGAGCGGCGGGTCAACTGACCGTCGACAGCGCGCACCGGCGGCGAGACGGGTCCACCTTTCCGGTGGAGATCAACGTCTCGTACGTCGATCTCGAGCGCGACTACGTGCTCGCCATCGCCAGGGACGTCACCGAGCGCCGGAACCGCCAGCGCCGGCTCAGAGAATCGGAACAGCGCTACCGGACGCTTGCCGAGCACTTCCCGAACGGCATCGTCACCCTGTTCGACGACGACCTCGAGTACACGCTGGCGGCCGGACAGGGATTCGCCGACATTCCCGTCGACCCGGACGACGTCGAGGGTCATGGTTTCGACGAGCCGTGGGACGAGGCGACGACCGCGGCGCTCGAGCCGGCGGTCCGGGCCGCCCTCGAGGGCGAAACTCGATCGGTCGACCTCGAGTACGCCGGCCGGGAGTGGGTCGTTCGTACCGTTCCGATCGCCGACGAACGCGGCGACATCTTCGCCGGGATGACGGTCGCCCAGGACATCACCGAACGCAAGGAGTACCAGCGCAGACTCGAGGAGACGATTTCGCGACTCGAGGAGTCCAACGAGCGCCTCGAACAGTTCGCCTACGCCGCCTCGCACGACCTTCAGGAACCGCTCCGGATGGTCTCGAGTTACCTCCAGCTCATCGCGGGGCGCTACGAGGAGTCGTTCGACGACGACGGCAGAGAGTTCCTCGCGTTCGCGATCGACGGCGCAGACCGCATGCGCGAGATGATCGACGCCCTGCTGGAATACTCGCGGGTCGAGACCCGAGGCGACCCCCTCGAGCCGGTCGAGCTGGACGCGGTCGTCGACGACGTCCGCGAGGATCTGCGACTCCAGATCGACGAGAGCGACGCCGAGATCGCGGTCGACTCGCTACCCAGAGTGCGAGGCGACGCCAGCCAGCTGCGGCAGGTGTTCCAAAACCTGCTCTCGAACGCGATCGAGTACAGCGGCGACGAACCGCCCCGGATCGACATCACCGCACGGCGCGACGGAGCGGAGTGGATCGTGTCCGTCGCCGACGAGGGAATCGGGATCGATCCCGCCGACCAGGACCGCATCTTCGAGGTGTTCAACCGCCTCCACAGCCGCGAGAAGTACGCGGGAACCGGAATCGGACTCGCGCTCTGTGAACGCATCCTCGAGCGCCACGGCGGCGAGATTCGAGTCGATTCCGCCCCCGGAGAGGGAGCGACCTTTTCCGTCGCGATACCGGCCGCCAACGGCTGAGAGTCGATCACCGTCGCCGTGACGCTCGCGCGACGGCGGTCGCGTGGGAGCCGGTAGCGACTGAGCGGTCGCTCAGTTCGCCGGAGAGTCCGTCGAGAAACGGCAAGCGGTGACGGACACCGTGCATTCCCTGTCGGCCAATTTCCAATTAGTGGCCTGCTGAAAAAAGTAGGCGACCCCACTTGTACCTACCCGGGAATTGCAGGGATTGAGAACGGCGGTACTCGGTACTGGTCGACCGTTGTCGTCGTCTCCCGGCCGACCGGAAAAATAATACTGAAATTATACTTTCGGGACGGGTCGGAGAAATCTGTGTCCCCGTGTGGCTGCAATGGCGCTTTAGAGCCGCCCGTGAGACAATAGGTTACTACGACGAACCCTCGAGTGAAAGTGACAGTCACTGGAATTGGGTGGCGGGAAAGGCTACCGGTAACCAAACCCGTCTATACGTCTCTGTGGTTGATTTCGGTGATGACCACAGTCGTCGAACTCGGGATTTCGGCAGATCGACTCGGACTCGCCCACACGTTCGATCGAGTGTCGGCGTTCGAATTCCAGATCGGCGGCATGATCGGTGGCTCCCCACCGCTCGTCTGGACGAGCGGCCCGGATCGCGACAGCGTTCGGCGAGCGCTCGAGGCGGATCCGTCGGTCGACGTGATCGCGAGCGTGGCCGACGACGGTGACACCGCGACCGACGCCGAGACGGAGACCGGCCCGGGAGATCGGTGGCTGTTCCGACTCGAGTTCGGAGACGGCGTGAAGCTGTTCGAACAGATCGTCACCGAAAACGACGGTGCGATCCTGACCGCTCGGGGTCGAGAGGGGCGGTGGACGGTGAAACTACTCTTTCAC containing:
- a CDS encoding A/G-specific adenine glycosylase, with protein sequence MSDAEAPADEWTLPDDPEAVREALIEWYEDDHRDFPWRRTDDPYEILVSEVMSQQTQLGRVVEAWESFLERWPTTADLAEADRADVVGFWTDHSLGYNNRAKYLHEAAGQVEDEYGGDFPETPEELQELMGVGPYTANAVASFAFNNGDAVVDTNVKRVLYRAFGVPDDDAAFEDAASELMPAGRSRVWNNAIMELGGVACEQTPRCDEAGCPWREWCGAYASGDFTAPDVPTQPSFEGSRRQFRGRVIGTLREYDELELDALGHRIRVDYAPDGEYGREWLTGLLTDLESDGLVDLERGEDGEPVARLRR
- a CDS encoding PAS domain S-box protein, with product MRYRAELESRRTYLALETAHEGISLLNADGNFTYVNREYADLYGYEPGEMIGNHWESLYPAGEADQVHEEILPNVHENGHWQGHTTGLRADGTTFPELHSLTETDDGGLVCVVQDISERQERERELELFRRLLDHSNDSVLVIDPETGAIRDVNDTACRRRGYAREELLGLTVPDIDTEMADRNAWQSHVAELRAAGQLTVDSAHRRRDGSTFPVEINVSYVDLERDYVLAIARDVTERRNRQRRLRESEQRYRTLAEHFPNGIVTLFDDDLEYTLAAGQGFADIPVDPDDVEGHGFDEPWDEATTAALEPAVRAALEGETRSVDLEYAGREWVVRTVPIADERGDIFAGMTVAQDITERKEYQRRLEETISRLEESNERLEQFAYAASHDLQEPLRMVSSYLQLIAGRYEESFDDDGREFLAFAIDGADRMREMIDALLEYSRVETRGDPLEPVELDAVVDDVREDLRLQIDESDAEIAVDSLPRVRGDASQLRQVFQNLLSNAIEYSGDEPPRIDITARRDGAEWIVSVADEGIGIDPADQDRIFEVFNRLHSREKYAGTGIGLALCERILERHGGEIRVDSAPGEGATFSVAIPAANG
- a CDS encoding helix-turn-helix domain-containing protein translates to MTTVVELGISADRLGLAHTFDRVSAFEFQIGGMIGGSPPLVWTSGPDRDSVRRALEADPSVDVIASVADDGDTATDAETETGPGDRWLFRLEFGDGVKLFEQIVTENDGAILTARGREGRWTVKLLFHDRESVSACHELLEQYEFGADVTRISGVDDLASARTPLTETQYETICKAHELGYFDVPRGVTLKELAAELDISHQALSERLRRSHAALVSAELSDRSAPMEIDP